In the Corythoichthys intestinalis isolate RoL2023-P3 chromosome 18, ASM3026506v1, whole genome shotgun sequence genome, agtttcctgttagctgaaaggagtggcacccggcgtggtcttctgctgctgtagcccacctgcctcaaagttcgacgtactgtgcgttcagcgatgctcttctgcctaccttggttgtaacgggtggttatttgagtcactgttgcctttctatcagctcgaaccagtctggccattctcctgtgtcctctggcatcaacaaggcatttccgcccacagaactgccgctcactggatattttttctttttcggaccattctctgtaaaccctagagatggttgtgcgtgaaaatcccagtagaccagcagtttctgaaatactcagaccagcccttctggcaccaacaaccatgccatgttcaaagtcactcaaatcacctttcttcaccatactgatgctcggtttgaactgcaggagattgtcttaaaccatgtctacatgcctaaatgcactgagttgccgccatgtgattggctgattagaaattaagtgttaacaagcagttggacaggtgtacctaataaagtggccggtgagtgtatatgtatgtatgtatatatatttatacatacacacacacacacattgtttGCTCTTGATTCTTCGCACGATCTttcatttttctatttttattttttaacaaagtttTAATAGTCTGCATTCATCTATGATCACAGAATTGCCCAGGCCTACTGACCGTTATGCTGCACTTGGCCCAGAGCTGCTATGACTGTGTCCAGATGAGGATGATCGTCAGTGGCTTCCTGTCAGCAGAAGACTCAGTCATTTTCGTTCACTAATGTAGAAGGTTATGGCAGTACCTCAAACAGGAAGGCAAGCAGGGCAATCCCTGCCATGTCGTGCTCTGCTTCAGTTAGAGACCCGTACGGTTCTTTGATGTGAACTATGTGAAGCTGTGCACAGGATAAAAAAGTGGGTAGATGGCGTATgtgaagtttgacttttggggggtggggggcatgTTTATGACCCCGAAAGCCAAAATGCACTGTCAGCAATGAAATTAACTTGCATGATATGTGCTCGGTTAGTAGGGTTGGGGTCTCGTATgatatgtttgaaaaaaaatttggacccattatgaaatactttgtaggatccttgttcatttcattcatttttgttgattgttttattgctttacaatttttatagacaatattttaccggctagatctttattttaaataaatatggcggaaaacacaacgttgaaaaagcagtttctgtagttgcacccctctttaaaataaactgctgtttttttaagccaaaagaactgttgattttgatagaacaatatgtctataggcagccatagcagtttcatggcgcattaagcctaaactattttttaatttatccgtTTTACactggagacccctgtttacagacactgcgcttgcttcaacccagccataaaaaggtaagttattatatttattattagaaagcgaaatgtctatcatttttagcttagaaacattagttgatgtctaatatttagtgtattaaaaaaactttatgaaattattcactcgcacattttaaacttttaaacaaattacgtcacattgaaaaaaaaaagtctgtaaataggtcacggatatctaccttctaactatcgcctaattgtattttttgttgttactgtcgcattttccccgatattttagatgataaatattcgatccaaacaaagaaaaagtgaaaagaaagaaaacgtttaaaagggcaaatatttgaagaaaatctcgaccgctCCTTCATATATGCgagttctgcattgcgacccttgctatattaccgcgtttcacccataaaatccccaaaaagtctgtcagctgtgaatggttgtgtcttgacactcggtgagacgttTTTGGcaagaaacaaggtaagtacgtgatatctccttaaaatcatggtgtctttaattatgctgtcTCATGCGCTCACCTCAAGTTAGGATAggggtttaaattttttttaataaatgccctcctgtttaaaaattttctttccccagaaaatttagattttaagctttccaatgatgtatcacagatACAAGCCAATTTAgaagtttggccaaattggtggtctcagagtggaacttcaagtcacctgagtgttttccgccatatacatacagGTATATGGCAAAGTAAATtacatgcaattacactttccggccactagggggaacTACGCCTGCCTTCTCTCAATATCTGAAAGTGTACAAAGGTGGGTACATGTATGAACAACCTCCATGGGGAATCTCTCTCCATCGATGGTGTGCTCCGATCCAGGGGTCCCGCTGGCCCCCCAGTGGAAGTGgaactgtgcggcccggtagtgaCCCGGCAGTGCTCCTCCGCTGAGGCGGACCGACTGAGGCAGGTGGAAGTGAGCTGCGCAAAAATGTTTGGAGTCAAGGTGAACAATCAGGTGACATTTGAACTGGATGGACGTCTGccatcgtcaatggcaatgaaatatTGACTGTCAGATCTCCCATTCACCTGAATGTCCTTTGTTCTCCACAGTGATGTTGATGCGATCGTCGTGACCTATGAACTCCAGGGGTGGCAACTCCGTGTTGACGTGAACTTTACGGCTGACGATGTTGATAGGGGACTGGCGCAGACCCCCGCAGCGAGGGAAATCTGAAGACCACCTGCTCGGATCTAGCCTCGAGAAGGATGGTCAGTCTCGCACACATCTGGCCACTTCATTCTTAATCTTCAATATTACAGTTTAAGTCCCTCTTATAGGAAATGTGATGCACCTGCAGCGCTTCCTGCGGGATCAACGGCATCATACGTCACATGGTCTTACCTCTGCAAGGGTTGTCACAGGAAGATTGGGTCTGGTAACACCACCCACCTACACACACATCCACTCTTATCATTGACCATCCTCATCTTCATCACCTAAATTACTCCTCCTTCCTCTATTCATCCTCAATTGCACCATTTTTTGTAAAGAAGTGATTGTCACCTTGTCACTCATCATTCTCTCACACACACCTGGTCCATTCATCCACACCAGGACACCTATTGTAAGAGCGTGGGAATGCTGAAGGAATCCTTCTCCCACAATGCACCTGTGTTCTCATGAAAATGATAGCATCTGATGGACAATAATGGAAGTGAAATGTTTCTTGTAATTTTGTCTGCTCAAAAATTGTGGGACACGAATGACTGGAATTCTAGAAAGTACTTGAGGTACACACTTGTCCTTTAGTCTtaactgaaaagaaaaatgtttggaaCATTTCTCCGGAAGATCAATAAGTTCCTCTGCTCTACTCGTATTTTATAGCTTTTATAGCTTTTGTCAATTTCTAATCTATTTGTCTAGCCTGAGacttttgttttcttgcttgTAATTCTAACTGAAGCTCATCTAAACAAGGTGTctatttggattaaaaaaaatgccatacctGCGCATAAAGAAGGAAGACCAAGCATCAGACAGAGAACAAGATGCATGATGGAATCCAACAGAAGTACTCAGTTAAGATTTAAGGTTGAATCAAGGGAACTGGAAGTTTAATACATAGGGCTTTTTCAATTCTAATTTTTAGGTGTGGAGTCCCTCTATTTATGTCTTGATGGGCGTGTTCCTTGTGGGGGGTCCACAATAGTGTGTTGTTCTTACCGAGTGTGCGAAGTGTGACGACTGTCCTGCATCGACCCATTAAGGCCACTCTTCCTTTTAATGGGGCCATCTTTTTTGGGGTGCGAGGTGCACATAGTAAAGCAGTTTTTACTAggcgtgtgacaaaatatcaaaatggtgatacatcgtgatactttgtatcccaaaaggttatcgatatggtcctgccaagaatcgagatatcattttaaaaaggtgtcaattaaaaaaaaaaaaaaaaaaaggttgcttccaaaatcttccaccataatagtgtctcggttaactctaaggggccgtttacatggtgactctccgagaatacgaaaaatttcaaatttgcatttgtatttgcgtctccattcgaacaatgtcgcaattccgcatgaaaacaatatagtattcatgccaggccctaagggggcagtgcagatttacagggcgacagagaatgatgcactttgaccccaccaagctccctcagcccggaaaaaaatatgcccgcccactcaaagcaatgccatttttcttttgttcaaaaaggcacaaaattggaaacattcaacatatttaattaaaaaatattattaaaacagtaaagtaAAGCAGACATTcctccatatttgctgtttttaatgttaagtagcaccgctgcgcacgcccaatgagacgtgtatgagtgctgacgttatcggcgctgtCTCGCACCGCGGGAGCCTTTAATATGCATGCTGAGGAAGTCCCCCGCAATcgtattcttccactttggaggcaggattcagaattttataTCTTTGCCTTCTGTCTTCGCCAACACCAAATGCATGCGAGGCGAGTCTGCTACTCAGTCATTACGTCTTTGTGTCACAGAGTAGCCATATAAACTGCCCCTAACGCTGCCATAACCACATCCAttgagactgggaacgttcgctcctaggcccaaaagtgttttttgaccgtttttgaaattttgaaaaaatgcgtaagcacccccccttacaaaaaattaaaaaatggacttttctcaaaagtcaaattttttggcatatttgggatgtgccgagagtcctgacatgtttttggaacgtttcccggcgctccgtggcccaaaagtgttttttgaccatttttgacattttgaaaaaatgcgtaagcacccttcCTTACAAAAAagccaaaaattgacttttctcaaaagtcaacttttttggcatatttgggctctgccgagagtcctgacatgtttttggaacgtttcccagcgctccttggaccaaaagtgttttttgaccgtttttgaaattttgaaaaaatgcgtaagcacccttccttacaaaaaagtcaaaaattgacttttctcaaaagtaaacttttttggcatatttgggctctgccgagagtcctgacatgtttgtggaacgtttcccagcgctccttggaccaaaagtgtt is a window encoding:
- the ca4c gene encoding carbonic anhydrase IV c, yielding MHLVLCLMLGLPSLCAGGWCYQTQSSCDNPCRDPSRWSSDFPRCGGLRQSPINIVSRKVHVNTELPPLEFIGHDDRINITVENKGHSAHFHLPQSVRLSGGALPGHYRAAQFHFHWGASGTPGSEHTIDGERFPMELHIVHIKEPYGSLTEAEHDMAGIALLAFLFEEATDDHPHLDTVIAALGQVQHNGSTAVISNFQLSNIIPPSEELRGYYRYVGSMTTPGCEQAVAWTVFHKTLPVSSRQLDAVVQQCRFWTGQPMMDIFRPTQPLDGRAVYRSNSAARPCFAGFFVILTTVVFIH